A portion of the Pedobacter cryoconitis genome contains these proteins:
- a CDS encoding DUF962 domain-containing protein — translation MKKQKSPVEKLERKKEVDILFDTYSESHQNPSNELIHWVCVPLIVFSLLGMIWAIPFPHLAFLGKYNGFVNWASFVIAFSGYYYYRLSPVLSYLMILLIFAAAAIIVQLEKWELAGGPALWLVCAVIFVLSWIGQFIGHKIEGKKPSFLQDVKFLLIGPIWLLHFICIKMGLKY, via the coding sequence ATGAAGAAGCAGAAATCCCCGGTGGAAAAATTGGAGCGTAAAAAGGAAGTGGATATTCTATTTGATACCTACTCAGAAAGTCATCAGAATCCTTCTAACGAATTGATTCACTGGGTTTGTGTGCCTTTGATCGTATTTAGCTTATTGGGAATGATCTGGGCTATCCCTTTTCCACATCTGGCTTTCCTTGGAAAGTATAATGGTTTTGTGAACTGGGCTTCTTTTGTGATTGCTTTTTCAGGATATTATTATTACCGTCTGTCGCCGGTACTTTCTTATTTGATGATCTTATTAATCTTTGCTGCTGCTGCTATAATTGTACAACTGGAGAAGTGGGAATTGGCTGGTGGACCTGCACTGTGGCTGGTTTGTGCAGTAATTTTTGTGCTTTCCTGGATTGGACAATTCATCGGTCATAAAATCGAAGGAAAGAAACCTTCATTTTTACAGGATGTTAAGTTTTTGTTAATAGGTCCTATTTGGTTATTGCACTTTATCTGCATTAAAATGGGATTAAAATACTAA
- the rny gene encoding ribonuclease Y, protein MEIIGIIGYVLASLVVGILVGRYLLRNLLKKQEIAAQSKVKKILKEAESNAEILKKDKLLEAKEKFLQLKTEHEQEVNAKNNQVNQRENAIKQKEQSVNQRLENMNRKEQELDNSKKNLDKQTDIALKKQEEVDLLKNQHVKQLETIAGLSAEEAKNQLVENMKQEARTQAMIQVKDIVDEARLTATKEAKKVVIQTIQRTAVEAAIENTVSIFHIESDEIKGRVIGREGRNIRALEAATGIEIIVDDTPEAIILSGFDPVRREIARLALHRLVTDGRIHPARIEEVVAKTKKQIEDEIVEIGERTVIDLGIHGLHPELIRMVGRMRYRSSYGQNLLHHSREVANFCATMAAELGLNAKMAKRAGLLHDIGKVPDDNPELPHAILGMQLAEKYKEHPEICNAIGAHHDEIEMTSMISPIIQACDAISGARPGARREVVESYIKRLKELEELALSYPGVEKTFAIQAGRELRVVVESERVTDQQAELLAADISNRIQTEMTYPGQIKVTVIRETRSVAFAK, encoded by the coding sequence AATAATAGGAATAATTGGATATGTACTGGCCAGCTTAGTTGTTGGAATACTGGTTGGCAGATATTTACTGCGCAACCTGTTGAAAAAACAGGAGATTGCTGCACAGTCAAAAGTGAAGAAGATCTTGAAAGAAGCAGAAAGTAATGCAGAGATCTTAAAGAAAGACAAGTTGCTGGAAGCTAAAGAGAAGTTTTTACAATTGAAAACTGAACATGAGCAGGAAGTAAATGCAAAAAATAACCAGGTAAATCAAAGAGAAAACGCGATTAAACAGAAGGAACAATCTGTGAACCAGCGTTTGGAAAACATGAACCGCAAGGAACAGGAACTGGATAACAGCAAGAAAAACCTGGATAAACAGACTGACATTGCGCTTAAAAAGCAAGAAGAGGTTGACTTGCTGAAAAACCAGCATGTGAAACAACTGGAAACTATCGCCGGATTAAGTGCTGAAGAGGCAAAAAACCAGTTGGTAGAAAACATGAAGCAGGAAGCCAGAACTCAGGCAATGATCCAGGTAAAGGATATTGTGGATGAAGCGAGGTTAACTGCAACTAAAGAAGCTAAAAAAGTCGTGATCCAAACTATACAGCGTACAGCTGTGGAAGCAGCGATAGAAAATACAGTTTCTATTTTCCATATCGAAAGTGATGAGATTAAAGGCCGTGTAATTGGTCGTGAAGGTAGAAATATCCGTGCACTTGAAGCAGCGACTGGTATTGAGATCATTGTCGATGATACACCTGAGGCAATTATTTTATCAGGATTTGACCCGGTAAGAAGAGAGATTGCCCGTTTAGCTTTACACCGTCTGGTAACTGACGGACGTATTCACCCGGCACGTATTGAAGAGGTGGTCGCAAAAACGAAGAAACAAATTGAAGATGAAATTGTAGAAATAGGTGAACGCACGGTTATTGATTTAGGGATTCATGGTCTGCACCCTGAGTTAATCAGAATGGTTGGACGTATGCGTTACCGTTCTTCTTATGGACAGAATTTACTGCATCACTCCCGTGAGGTTGCTAATTTCTGTGCAACAATGGCAGCAGAATTAGGCTTGAATGCTAAGATGGCTAAACGTGCAGGATTACTGCATGATATAGGTAAAGTACCTGATGATAACCCTGAATTGCCTCACGCTATTTTAGGAATGCAGCTTGCAGAAAAATATAAGGAACATCCTGAAATTTGTAATGCAATCGGAGCTCACCATGATGAAATCGAGATGACTTCTATGATCTCGCCGATCATACAAGCTTGTGACGCAATTTCTGGTGCCCGCCCTGGTGCAAGACGTGAGGTTGTTGAAAGTTATATCAAGCGTTTAAAAGAATTAGAAGAGCTGGCTCTTTCTTATCCTGGTGTAGAGAAAACTTTTGCTATTCAGGCTGGTAGAGAATTGAGAGTGGTAGTTGAGAGTGAGAGAGTAACTGATCAGCAGGCAGAATTACTGGCAGCGGATATTTCTAACCGTATTCAAACGGAGATGACTTATCCTGGTCAGATTAAAGTTACTGTAATCAGAGAAACCCGTTCGGTTGCCTTTGCTAAATAA